A window of the Halichoerus grypus chromosome 2, mHalGry1.hap1.1, whole genome shotgun sequence genome harbors these coding sequences:
- the LOC118535048 gene encoding LOW QUALITY PROTEIN: dynein light chain Tctex-type 3 (The sequence of the model RefSeq protein was modified relative to this genomic sequence to represent the inferred CDS: inserted 2 bases in 1 codon), translating into MGLNDSLAHKFCLLDDTCRRICTNIITLTTFLDVQQYLQPFSFLSFFLSFFLSFFLSEYHRHCHEVGFNADEAHSIVXECVDAVLGGEDYNQNNINQWTANIVEQSLTHLVKLGKAYKYIVTCAVVQRSAYGFHTASSCFWDTTSDGTCTVRWENRTMNCIVNVFAIAIVL; encoded by the exons ATGGGCCTGAATGACTCTCTAGCCCATAAGTTCTGCTTACTTGATGACACATGCAGGAGAATATGCACAAACATAATTACTTTAACAACATTTTTGGATGTCCAGCAGTACCTACAG ccattttctttcctttctttctttctttctttctttctttctttctttctttctgagtaCCACCGCCACTGCCATGAGGTTGGCTTCAATGCTGATGAAGCGCACAGTATCGT AGAGTGTGTAGATGCGGTCTTGGGTGGTGAAGATTATAACCAGAACAACATCAACCAATGGACTGCAAACATAGTGGAACAATCCTTGACACATTTGGTTAAGTTGGGAAAAGCTTATAAATATATTGTGACCTGTGCAGTGGTCCAGAGGAGTGCCTATGGCTTTCACACAGCCAGCTCGTGTTTTTGGGATACTACATCTGATGGAACCTGTACCGTAAGATGGGAGAACCGAACCATGAACTGTATTGTCAATGTTTTCGCCATTGCTATTGTCCTGTGA